A genomic window from Desulfovibrio legallii includes:
- a CDS encoding MltA domain-containing protein, producing the protein MLLGLLLTACAKKAPTPEVEPLGPPVAMESPDFFVTYLAPRNQDLTSWKDMAPTVRKSLNYVNTRPQGNVAVQRPGLDVTWGDLKRTLTRLQALLPRLDAEPGLLLENFRWVEVAGGINYSGYYEPAVRASRTRKPGYTQAIYARPPELSKVLAQKGRYYDRRTIEEKQILAGRGLELAWAADPVDVFFLEIQGSGRLIFDDGTQAYVNYAGQNKHKYKSSGRIMREKGLLRRGDIYEQREWFRNNPDRVREILNENPSYVFFRFGTRGPTGAMGYQVDDWLSLATDRGFIPLGAVVAYGVNAPDEKRGRVPLRGIGFAQDVGGAIKRNRIDIFCGGDERANYVASHLDAKGPAWVLLAK; encoded by the coding sequence TTGCTGCTGGGTCTGCTGCTCACGGCCTGCGCCAAAAAAGCGCCCACGCCGGAAGTTGAGCCGCTGGGCCCGCCCGTGGCCATGGAAAGCCCGGATTTTTTTGTCACCTATCTTGCCCCGCGCAACCAGGATCTGACCAGTTGGAAGGACATGGCCCCAACGGTGCGCAAGTCCCTCAACTATGTCAACACCCGACCCCAGGGCAACGTGGCCGTGCAGCGGCCCGGCCTGGACGTGACCTGGGGCGACCTCAAGCGCACGCTGACCCGGCTGCAGGCTCTGTTGCCCCGCCTGGACGCCGAACCAGGGCTGCTGCTGGAGAATTTTCGCTGGGTGGAGGTGGCGGGCGGCATCAACTATTCCGGCTACTATGAGCCGGCGGTACGCGCCAGCCGCACGCGCAAGCCCGGCTACACCCAGGCCATCTACGCCCGGCCGCCGGAACTGAGCAAGGTGCTGGCCCAGAAGGGCCGGTACTATGACCGCAGGACTATTGAGGAAAAACAGATTCTGGCGGGCCGGGGTCTGGAGCTGGCCTGGGCCGCCGACCCCGTGGACGTGTTTTTTCTGGAAATTCAGGGCTCCGGTCGCCTGATTTTTGATGATGGTACCCAGGCCTATGTGAACTACGCCGGGCAGAACAAACACAAGTACAAGAGCTCCGGCCGGATCATGCGTGAAAAAGGCCTGCTCCGACGCGGCGACATTTACGAACAGCGCGAGTGGTTCCGCAACAATCCCGACCGGGTGCGCGAAATTCTCAATGAAAATCCGAGCTACGTCTTTTTCCGCTTCGGCACGCGCGGCCCTACCGGGGCCATGGGCTACCAGGTGGACGACTGGTTGAGCCTGGCCACAGACAGAGGCTTTATCCCCCTGGGCGCGGTAGTGGCCTACGGCGTGAACGCCCCGGACGAAAAACGCGGCCGCGTGCCTTTGCGCGGCATCGGCTTTGCGCAGGATGTGGGCGGGGCCATCAAACGCAACCGCATTGATATTTTCTGCGGTGGCGACGAGCGCGCCAACTATGTGGCCAGCCACCTGGACGCCAAAGGCCCGGCCTGGGTGCTGCTGGCAAAATAA
- a CDS encoding acyl-CoA thioesterase: MHDAFPIPHVWMPHRVSYGETDTMGVLYYAEYLHLFERARGDYIRRCGMGYAEVERRGIILPVREAQCRYRSPARYDDLVLVRAGIEEWGRASLRFVYEIWNEDKTRLLATGMTQHALVNPQGRPVPVPDWFRSLTFSMEA; encoded by the coding sequence ATGCATGACGCTTTTCCCATCCCCCATGTCTGGATGCCCCACCGGGTGTCCTACGGCGAAACGGACACCATGGGCGTGTTGTACTACGCCGAATATCTGCACCTGTTTGAACGCGCGCGCGGTGATTATATCCGCCGTTGCGGCATGGGCTACGCCGAGGTCGAACGCCGGGGCATCATCCTGCCCGTGCGCGAGGCTCAGTGCCGCTACCGCTCTCCCGCCCGCTACGACGACCTGGTGCTGGTGCGCGCCGGCATCGAAGAGTGGGGGCGCGCGTCACTGCGTTTTGTATATGAGATATGGAATGAGGACAAGACGCGCCTGCTCGCCACCGGCATGACCCAGCACGCCCTGGTCAACCCCCAGGGCCGCCCCGTGCCCGTGCCGGACTGGTTTCGCAGCCTGACTTTCAGCATGGAAGCGTAG
- a CDS encoding translation initiation factor IF-2 — MLWEWAAAAAAVIVAVLFCLRLTRQGLGTLEEERDRCLERIREMEEQVREDQKNMPSGEHLRIVHAALEDLLRQAGAPTEDGLLVEMDAAGQCLVWRLPGPDGRPEEWRVRLFMRERELRGTHKVAHGQARWRLSGPGVEEDFTDLVQLLRACNGRLAQRTRPAHLPPQPGAELPDPVRPEPPHLARRLARPGTRRKTERPTGEAAHTPQQAMPPQWRGKPE; from the coding sequence ATGTTGTGGGAATGGGCGGCGGCGGCCGCAGCGGTCATTGTGGCGGTACTGTTCTGCCTGCGGCTCACGCGGCAGGGTCTGGGCACGCTGGAGGAAGAGCGCGACCGCTGCCTGGAGCGCATCCGCGAAATGGAAGAGCAGGTGCGGGAAGACCAGAAAAACATGCCCTCCGGCGAGCATCTGCGCATTGTGCACGCCGCGCTGGAGGATTTGCTGCGGCAGGCAGGCGCCCCCACAGAAGACGGCCTGCTGGTGGAGATGGACGCGGCAGGCCAGTGCCTGGTCTGGCGCTTGCCCGGTCCGGACGGAAGGCCGGAGGAATGGCGCGTGCGCCTGTTTATGCGGGAACGCGAACTGCGCGGCACCCACAAAGTGGCCCACGGCCAGGCCCGCTGGCGGCTCAGCGGACCGGGCGTGGAAGAGGATTTTACGGACCTGGTCCAGCTCTTGCGCGCCTGCAACGGCCGTCTGGCACAGCGCACCCGCCCGGCCCACCTGCCGCCGCAGCCGGGGGCGGAATTGCCGGACCCGGTCAGGCCGGAGCCGCCGCACCTGGCCCGCCGTCTGGCGCGTCCGGGCACGCGCCGGAAGACGGAACGCCCCACCGGGGAGGCGGCCCATACCCCGCAGCAGGCCATGCCGCCGCAGTGGCGAGGCAAGCCGGAATAA
- a CDS encoding pyridoxamine 5'-phosphate oxidase family protein: MSSCNFPPLRRAAKALSHEEILDILRAAPFCTLACLSPVGYPYAVPLNFVLVEPDAIYFHCATEGHKVAALRRDARVSLAVIGYEQVAPERFTTSYASVIVFGKAVLVEDPEERRRALMALVGKYSADFYEKGRAYVEGYRKPLGVWRVDVVHCTGKRSGTE; encoded by the coding sequence ATGTCCTCATGTAATTTCCCCCCTCTGCGCCGCGCCGCCAAGGCCCTGAGCCACGAAGAAATCCTGGATATTTTGCGCGCAGCGCCCTTCTGCACCCTGGCCTGTCTGAGCCCTGTGGGCTATCCTTATGCCGTGCCGCTCAACTTTGTGCTGGTGGAGCCCGACGCCATTTATTTTCACTGCGCCACAGAGGGTCACAAGGTAGCGGCCCTGCGCCGCGACGCGCGGGTGAGCCTGGCCGTTATCGGCTATGAGCAGGTGGCGCCGGAGCGGTTCACCACCAGCTACGCCAGCGTCATTGTTTTCGGCAAGGCGGTGCTGGTGGAGGACCCCGAAGAGCGGCGACGGGCGCTGATGGCGCTGGTGGGCAAATATTCCGCAGATTTTTATGAAAAGGGCCGGGCCTATGTGGAGGGTTATCGTAAGCCCTTGGGCGTCTGGCGGGTGGATGTGGTCCATTGCACCGGCAAACGCAGCGGCACAGAGTAG
- the asnB gene encoding asparagine synthase (glutamine-hydrolyzing) yields MCGIAGLCQTDGSPLPQEAGPWVRAMTDRLAHRGPDGSGLWLDGPVCLGHRRLSIIDLSGGGQPMRSTAGELTVTFNGEIYNFAEIKEELLTHGARFQTSSDTEVILEAYRLWGPDCLARFDGMFAFALWDAPRRRLFCARDRFGKKPFFYTLQQGRFHFASEVTALEQLPGLALTLDPTALMRYLAYEYAPTPQTMYKEVVSLPPAHWLLLEEGRLRLERYWDMPVPDEDETRPVPELCAELRHLLARAVRRRMVSDVPLGVFLSGGIDSTIVAGLMASQSAVPVKTFSIGFSEASYDESRYARLAAAAYGTEHHERVLSAAQCADTLPEIISSMDVPMADASVAPTWLLSGVTREKVTVALGGDGADELWAGYEHYIGFKLAERYNALPAALRRGLVEPLARLLPSSAGYINPRLAVATFLRAAAAPAWQRVQTMLTALGPDTQAALLSPALREQAPDLLAPENLFAPTRQAYEHWQPPQAATPLARAFHVYVRQFLLDDILVKVDRCSMLHSLEVRAPFLDKDVAAFAARLPVRYRLHGCKRKWLLKKAFADLLPKEILHRNKRGFQIPVAQWLRGRLRPLMEDLLAPDTLTAQGLFNPTAVRGLMDAHLSGKADLRKPLWTLLVFQLWWHARRNGRGPEV; encoded by the coding sequence ATGTGCGGCATAGCGGGCCTCTGCCAGACGGACGGCAGCCCCCTGCCGCAGGAAGCCGGGCCATGGGTGCGGGCCATGACCGACCGACTGGCCCACCGGGGCCCCGACGGTTCCGGCCTCTGGCTGGACGGCCCCGTATGCCTGGGGCACCGGCGGCTCTCCATCATTGATCTGTCCGGCGGCGGCCAGCCCATGCGCAGCACGGCGGGCGAACTTACCGTCACCTTCAATGGCGAAATTTATAACTTCGCGGAGATCAAGGAAGAACTCCTGACCCACGGCGCACGCTTCCAGACCAGTTCAGATACGGAAGTGATCCTCGAAGCCTACCGCCTCTGGGGGCCGGACTGCCTGGCCCGGTTTGACGGCATGTTTGCCTTTGCCCTCTGGGACGCGCCGCGCCGCCGCCTGTTCTGCGCCAGGGACCGCTTCGGCAAAAAACCCTTCTTCTATACCCTGCAGCAGGGACGCTTCCACTTCGCCTCTGAAGTGACCGCCCTGGAACAGCTGCCGGGCCTGGCCCTGACCCTGGACCCCACCGCTCTCATGCGCTACCTGGCCTACGAATACGCCCCCACCCCCCAGACCATGTACAAGGAGGTGGTCAGCCTGCCGCCTGCCCACTGGCTGCTGCTGGAGGAAGGCCGCCTGCGCCTGGAACGCTACTGGGACATGCCCGTGCCGGACGAAGACGAAACCCGCCCCGTGCCCGAACTGTGCGCAGAGCTGCGCCACCTGCTGGCCCGCGCCGTGCGGCGGCGCATGGTCAGCGACGTGCCCCTGGGCGTCTTTCTTTCAGGCGGCATAGATTCCACCATTGTGGCCGGGCTTATGGCCAGCCAGTCCGCCGTGCCTGTCAAGACTTTTTCCATCGGCTTCAGCGAGGCCAGTTACGACGAATCGCGCTACGCCCGCCTGGCCGCCGCCGCCTACGGCACAGAACACCACGAGCGCGTGCTCTCCGCCGCCCAGTGCGCCGACACCCTGCCCGAGATCATCAGCAGCATGGACGTGCCCATGGCCGACGCTTCCGTAGCGCCCACCTGGCTGCTTTCCGGCGTCACGCGCGAAAAAGTCACCGTGGCCCTGGGCGGGGACGGCGCGGACGAGCTCTGGGCCGGCTACGAGCACTACATCGGCTTCAAACTGGCGGAACGCTATAATGCCCTGCCCGCAGCGCTGCGGCGCGGCCTGGTGGAGCCCCTGGCCCGCCTGCTGCCCTCTTCTGCCGGCTACATCAATCCGCGCCTGGCCGTGGCTACCTTTTTGCGCGCGGCCGCCGCTCCGGCCTGGCAAAGGGTGCAGACCATGCTCACGGCCCTGGGCCCGGACACACAGGCCGCACTGCTCAGCCCGGCCCTGCGGGAACAGGCCCCCGATCTGCTCGCGCCCGAAAACCTCTTTGCCCCCACCCGCCAGGCCTATGAACACTGGCAGCCCCCGCAGGCCGCCACGCCCCTGGCCCGCGCCTTCCACGTCTATGTGCGGCAGTTTCTGCTGGACGACATCCTGGTCAAGGTGGACCGCTGCTCCATGCTCCACAGCCTCGAAGTGCGCGCCCCCTTTCTGGATAAGGACGTGGCCGCCTTTGCCGCGCGCCTGCCCGTGCGCTACCGGCTGCACGGCTGCAAACGCAAATGGCTGCTCAAAAAAGCCTTTGCCGACCTGTTGCCCAAAGAAATCCTGCACCGCAACAAACGCGGCTTCCAGATCCCCGTGGCCCAATGGCTGCGCGGCCGCCTGCGCCCCCTCATGGAAGACCTCCTGGCGCCCGACACCCTCACAGCTCAGGGGCTGTTCAACCCCACAGCCGTGCGCGGCCTTATGGACGCCCACCTCTCCGGCAAGGCAGACCTGCGCAAACCCCTCTGGACCCTGCTGGTCTTCCAACTCTGGTGGCACGCCCGCCGCAATGGCCGCGGGCCGGAAGTGTAG
- a CDS encoding glycosyltransferase family 4 protein, whose translation MSQTAAESRPFPEGLPHIAYVLLWYPLFTQPFIFREVEGLRRLLPLSVFTLYGRNLRQCSTEMRAAAGRSYVLGARRLFPVLGEVLRQTLLHPRRTWKLLRRSVCRRWQSWETLGENFWAFCVGLYLGRLFQDAGIDMIYAPWPRGTATAAWVAASITGLPFATAARGDNLAPADPDLGDKLEAAFFIRANNAADLARIEAFGQGQASGKVALVYNSLTLPPAPPESAPTDEPTPPGAVRPMPRPVRLLALGRFDVTKGFDVLLRACALLRDRGLDFTLTLAGGGGAVMGLGRMSAQIVQLRKELALESRVNLPGLISHNDLPHILESHDIFAAPCIVHKSGRRDGIPNTVIEALAYGLPVVSTTVNALPEVVRDGETGLAVPPGDAPALAEALARLADDADLARRLARNGRRLAEEMFDPERNSRRLADIFITYYQKWRQSCAA comes from the coding sequence ATGTCACAGACCGCCGCCGAATCCCGTCCGTTCCCAGAAGGGCTGCCCCACATAGCGTATGTGCTGCTCTGGTACCCACTGTTCACGCAGCCCTTCATTTTTCGGGAAGTGGAAGGGTTGCGGCGGCTCTTGCCGCTTTCTGTCTTTACGCTCTATGGCCGCAACCTGCGCCAGTGCTCCACGGAAATGCGCGCCGCCGCGGGGAGATCCTATGTGCTGGGCGCGCGGCGGTTGTTTCCTGTGCTGGGCGAGGTGCTGCGGCAAACCCTGCTGCACCCCCGGCGCACCTGGAAACTGTTGCGCCGCAGCGTGTGTCGCCGCTGGCAGAGCTGGGAAACGCTGGGCGAGAATTTCTGGGCCTTTTGCGTGGGCCTGTATCTGGGCCGCCTGTTTCAGGACGCGGGCATAGACATGATCTACGCCCCGTGGCCGCGCGGCACGGCTACGGCCGCCTGGGTGGCGGCCAGCATTACGGGGCTGCCCTTTGCCACGGCCGCCCGCGGCGACAACCTGGCCCCCGCGGACCCGGACCTGGGCGACAAGCTGGAAGCGGCCTTTTTTATCCGCGCCAACAACGCGGCGGACCTGGCCCGTATTGAAGCCTTTGGCCAGGGCCAGGCCAGCGGCAAGGTGGCTCTGGTCTACAACAGCCTTACCCTGCCGCCCGCCCCGCCGGAAAGCGCTCCCACTGACGAACCGACGCCTCCGGGGGCCGTCCGCCCCATGCCCCGGCCCGTGCGTCTGCTGGCCCTGGGGCGCTTCGACGTGACCAAGGGCTTTGACGTGCTGCTGCGGGCCTGCGCCCTGCTGCGGGACAGAGGCCTGGACTTCACCCTCACCCTCGCGGGCGGAGGCGGCGCCGTCATGGGCCTGGGCCGCATGTCCGCCCAGATCGTGCAGTTGCGCAAAGAACTGGCTCTGGAAAGCCGCGTCAACCTGCCGGGGCTCATCTCGCACAACGACCTGCCGCACATTCTTGAAAGCCACGATATCTTTGCCGCGCCTTGTATTGTGCACAAATCGGGCCGGCGGGACGGCATCCCCAACACGGTTATCGAGGCCCTGGCCTACGGCCTGCCCGTGGTGAGCACTACGGTCAACGCCCTGCCGGAGGTCGTACGCGACGGCGAAACCGGCCTGGCCGTCCCTCCGGGCGACGCCCCGGCCCTGGCCGAAGCCCTGGCCCGCCTGGCCGACGACGCCGACCTGGCCCGCCGCCTGGCCCGGAACGGCCGGCGCCTGGCTGAAGAAATGTTCGACCCTGAACGCAACAGTCGCCGCCTGGCGGACATCTTCATCACATATTACCAGAAGTGGCGGCAATCATGTGCGGCATAG
- a CDS encoding glycosyl transferase family 1, with protein MNARPELYLTVSLDVEEEGLFGGQYARRGCTTANTACLERLIPLCDVGVRPTLFCAHSVLADPASLPILARLRDHCNAEIGAHLHHWNTPPLALPGTPEPPDTAAAVPAIAVSPELMAAKLATLMAVGRSFQGAPLTSFRMGRWDLHRAHWPLLAQAGVLADASVRPLHCARSPLQGPDHFDAPTAPYWAPVADKAIFELPLTVTPLVQALPGLLRTAPGKAGVAMRAGFRQWGALALLPVYHPLWAMRRITSLFVARGGRVLSLTWHSSEMMPGGAPHMPDAAAVDRLLHKILSWLHWLNERYQVRCLTLDELRRAMGPTAPTPTPPAVGDWTCAPLA; from the coding sequence ATGAACGCGCGGCCGGAGCTGTACCTCACCGTCAGCCTGGACGTGGAAGAAGAAGGCCTGTTCGGCGGGCAGTACGCCCGGCGAGGCTGCACCACCGCCAACACGGCCTGCCTGGAGCGCCTGATCCCCCTCTGCGACGTTGGCGTGCGCCCCACCCTGTTCTGCGCCCACAGTGTGCTTGCCGACCCGGCATCCCTGCCCATACTGGCCCGGCTGCGCGACCATTGCAATGCAGAAATCGGCGCGCACCTGCACCACTGGAACACCCCGCCCCTGGCCCTGCCCGGCACGCCGGAACCGCCGGATACGGCAGCGGCCGTGCCCGCCATTGCCGTGAGCCCGGAACTCATGGCCGCCAAGCTGGCAACCCTTATGGCCGTCGGCAGATCCTTTCAGGGCGCGCCCCTGACCTCCTTTCGCATGGGCCGGTGGGATCTGCACCGCGCCCACTGGCCCCTGCTGGCTCAGGCCGGCGTTCTGGCCGACGCTTCGGTGCGGCCCCTGCACTGTGCCCGCTCCCCCCTGCAGGGCCCGGACCACTTTGACGCTCCCACCGCCCCCTACTGGGCGCCTGTGGCGGACAAGGCCATATTTGAGCTGCCCCTTACGGTCACGCCGCTTGTGCAGGCGCTGCCCGGTCTGCTGCGAACCGCGCCAGGCAAGGCGGGCGTCGCCATGCGGGCGGGTTTCCGGCAGTGGGGGGCGCTGGCCCTTTTGCCCGTCTACCATCCACTCTGGGCCATGCGCCGGATCACCAGCCTGTTTGTGGCGCGGGGCGGGCGGGTCCTTTCCCTGACCTGGCATTCTTCTGAAATGATGCCCGGTGGCGCGCCCCATATGCCCGACGCGGCGGCCGTGGACCGCCTGCTGCACAAAATTTTGTCCTGGCTGCACTGGCTCAATGAACGCTACCAGGTGCGCTGTCTGACCCTGGACGAGCTGCGTCGCGCCATGGGCCCCACGGCCCCCACGCCCACGCCTCCGGCCGTGGGCGACTGGACCTGCGCGCCCCTTGCCTGA
- a CDS encoding glycosyltransferase, which yields MGAGLPPVAYVLLWFPLSSETFIFREVVQLRKLGLPVHAYTLYGAKLRGCSEEMRRYDGPVRRLGAKAAGAILAAFVTALWKEPRQVWRLLRQGFFHRMRNLESLGENLWCFMAGFLLARYCREDGVRLIHAAWANGPATAAWVASRLTGIPFAFTGRAGDIYPEDGLLREKSADALFIRTNNHTNVRWLRQFCPQEQQDKVHAIYNSLTFTPRGQCAIAMRPPYRLLAVGRFARTKGFPYLLTAMARLRRENVPVTLTLVGDGRWRRKLTAMCERLRLQDVVNMPGFIPHDQICGYMLDHDILIMPSVVHTNGDRDGIPNVIMEALSHRMPVIATDVCGIAEVVEDGVTGLLVPQRDARALADAVRRMVEDRDHAQSMAEAGRERVTRMFDRERNIATLLDLYVSEGRRYWQAPSSQA from the coding sequence ATCGGCGCAGGCCTGCCCCCGGTGGCCTATGTGCTGTTGTGGTTTCCCCTGTCTTCGGAAACCTTCATCTTTCGCGAGGTGGTACAGCTTCGCAAGCTGGGTCTGCCGGTGCACGCCTACACCCTGTACGGCGCCAAGCTGCGCGGCTGCAGCGAGGAAATGCGCCGCTACGACGGCCCGGTGCGTCGTCTGGGCGCAAAGGCCGCGGGGGCCATTCTGGCCGCATTTGTCACCGCCCTGTGGAAAGAGCCGCGCCAGGTCTGGCGGCTGCTGCGCCAGGGCTTTTTCCACCGCATGCGCAATCTGGAATCCCTGGGCGAGAATCTCTGGTGCTTTATGGCGGGCTTTTTGCTGGCCCGCTACTGCCGGGAGGACGGCGTACGTCTCATCCACGCGGCCTGGGCCAACGGCCCGGCCACGGCGGCCTGGGTGGCCTCGCGGCTCACGGGCATTCCCTTTGCCTTTACAGGACGCGCGGGCGACATTTATCCCGAAGACGGCCTCCTGCGTGAAAAATCCGCCGACGCCCTGTTCATCCGCACCAACAACCACACCAATGTGCGCTGGCTGCGCCAATTCTGCCCCCAGGAGCAGCAGGACAAAGTCCACGCCATCTACAACAGCCTGACCTTCACCCCGCGCGGGCAGTGCGCCATCGCCATGCGGCCCCCCTACCGGCTGCTGGCCGTGGGACGCTTTGCCCGCACCAAGGGTTTTCCCTATCTGCTCACGGCCATGGCCAGGCTGCGGCGTGAAAACGTGCCCGTAACCCTGACCCTGGTGGGCGACGGCAGGTGGCGGCGCAAGCTCACCGCCATGTGCGAACGCCTGCGCCTGCAGGATGTGGTAAACATGCCGGGCTTTATCCCCCACGATCAGATCTGCGGCTACATGCTGGACCACGACATCCTGATCATGCCCAGCGTGGTGCACACCAACGGCGACCGGGACGGCATCCCCAACGTGATCATGGAAGCCTTGTCGCACCGCATGCCGGTCATTGCCACCGACGTCTGCGGCATTGCCGAGGTGGTGGAAGACGGCGTGACGGGCCTGCTGGTGCCCCAGCGCGACGCCCGCGCCCTAGCCGACGCCGTGCGGCGCATGGTGGAAGACCGGGACCACGCCCAAAGCATGGCCGAGGCCGGACGGGAACGGGTGACGCGCATGTTTGACCGCGAGCGCAACATCGCGACCCTTCTTGATCTGTATGTCAGTGAAGGCCGCCGCTACTGGCAGGCCCCTTCCTCGCAGGCATGA
- a CDS encoding aminotransferase class I/II-fold pyridoxal phosphate-dependent enzyme, with amino-acid sequence MKNDHSCQAGNGAKPASATDGNATGFTRMRSKLAFDRLVEMGARMGMENPLFLCHERAAKATTLINGREYLNFSTYDYLDINAHPEITEAVTKAAALYGTSAGASRLVGGERPPHRELERALAELYGVEDCIVYVSGHATNVSTLGFLFGHRDAIFHDGLAHNSLVQGARLSGATRYSYAHNDCDALEELLRNKRAEHKRAIIVTEGLFSMDGNIPDLPRIIALKKKYDCMLLVDEAHSLGVLGATGRGAREYFNIDPTDVDMWMSTLSKSMCGCGGFIAGSHELVEFLKYGSPGFVFSVGMPPVIAVACRKALEIMLREPERVRNLQRISQFFIRYAAEIGLDTGAAQGYAVVPVMVGDPMVAGFLSNALFKRGVYVMPITFPAVKEGTDRLRFFLSAAHTEDHIRRALDAVREAMPEARAIVDEYKRTHADAAEGD; translated from the coding sequence ATGAAGAACGACCATTCCTGTCAGGCCGGCAACGGGGCGAAGCCCGCATCCGCCACAGACGGCAACGCCACCGGATTCACCCGCATGCGTTCCAAACTCGCCTTTGATCGGCTGGTGGAAATGGGTGCCAGGATGGGGATGGAAAATCCTCTGTTTCTCTGCCACGAACGCGCGGCCAAGGCCACAACGCTTATCAACGGCAGGGAATATCTCAACTTTTCCACATACGACTACCTTGACATCAACGCCCATCCGGAAATTACCGAGGCGGTAACCAAGGCCGCCGCCCTCTATGGCACCTCTGCCGGAGCCAGCCGTCTGGTGGGCGGCGAACGCCCGCCCCACCGCGAGCTGGAGCGTGCTCTTGCCGAGCTCTACGGTGTGGAGGACTGCATCGTCTATGTAAGCGGGCACGCCACCAACGTTTCCACCCTGGGTTTTCTGTTCGGCCACCGCGACGCCATCTTCCATGACGGACTCGCCCACAACTCTCTGGTGCAGGGCGCGCGCCTTTCGGGCGCCACGCGCTACTCTTACGCCCACAACGACTGCGACGCCCTGGAAGAGCTCTTGCGCAACAAGCGCGCCGAACACAAACGCGCCATCATCGTTACCGAGGGCCTCTTCAGCATGGACGGCAACATTCCGGACCTGCCCCGCATCATTGCCCTCAAGAAAAAATACGACTGCATGCTGCTGGTGGACGAAGCCCACTCTCTGGGCGTGCTGGGGGCCACGGGCCGGGGCGCGCGCGAATATTTTAATATAGATCCCACGGACGTGGACATGTGGATGAGCACCCTCTCCAAGTCCATGTGCGGCTGCGGCGGCTTCATTGCCGGCAGTCACGAGCTGGTGGAGTTTCTCAAATACGGTTCGCCGGGCTTTGTTTTCAGCGTGGGCATGCCCCCGGTCATTGCCGTGGCCTGCCGCAAGGCGCTGGAAATTATGCTGCGTGAGCCGGAGCGTGTGCGCAACCTGCAGCGCATCTCCCAGTTTTTCATCCGCTATGCGGCGGAGATCGGCCTGGATACGGGCGCAGCCCAGGGCTATGCCGTGGTGCCCGTCATGGTGGGCGACCCGATGGTGGCGGGCTTTTTGTCCAACGCCCTGTTCAAACGCGGGGTCTACGTCATGCCCATCACCTTCCCGGCCGTCAAAGAAGGCACGGACCGTCTGCGCTTCTTCCTTTCCGCCGCGCACACCGAAGACCACATCCGCAGAGCGCTGGACGCCGTACGCGAAGCCATGCCTGAAGCCAGGGCCATTGTGGACGAATACAAACGCACCCACGCCGACGCGGCGGAGGGCGACTAG